One region of Channa argus isolate prfri chromosome 20, Channa argus male v1.0, whole genome shotgun sequence genomic DNA includes:
- the ormdl3 gene encoding ORM1-like protein 3, which translates to MNVGTAHSEVNPNTRVMNSRGMWLSYILGIGLLHIILLSIPFASVPVVWTLTNLIHNLCMYLLLHTVKGTPFETPDQGKARLLTHWEQMDYGVQFTASRKFLTITPIVLYILTSFYTKYDRVHFVVNTVSLLTVLIPKLPQLHGVRIFGINKY; encoded by the exons ATGAACGTGGGCACGGCGCACAGCGAGGTCAACCCCAACACCCGAGTCATGAACAGCCGGGGAATGTGGCTGTCTTACATCCTGGGCATCGGCCTCCTGCACATCATCCTGCTCAGCATTCCCTTTGCCAGCGTACCCGTGGTCTGGACCCTCACCAACCTCATCCACAATCTG TGCATGTACCTTCTGCTCCACACGGTGAAAGGGACGCCATTCGAGACGCCAGATCAGGGCAAGGCTCGCCTCTTAACGCACTGGGAGCAGATGGACTATGGCGTGCAGTTCACGGCTTCGCGCAAGTTCCTCACCATCACACCTATTGTGCT GTATATCCTCACCAGCTTTTACACAAAATATGATCGGGTCCATTTTGTGGTCAACACCGTTTCCTTGCTCACTGTACTCATCCCCAAGCTGCCGCAGCTGCACGGCGTGAGGATCTTCGGGATTAATAAGTACTGA